In Ogataea parapolymorpha DL-1 chromosome I, whole genome shotgun sequence, the following are encoded in one genomic region:
- a CDS encoding Translation machinery-associated protein 46, with protein sequence MPPKKAQKAQKDAEKKKNAKKVQKQLEDKTFGLKNKNKSKKVQQYVNQVTAQAADKKAQAMAKQRAAEKKAAEEAKKEAAKLLQSSIPTQKVPFGVDPKSILCEFFKAGACTRGKNCKFSHDLAVGRKAAKRDLYADDKDEEKRNDTMDNWDEEKLRKVILSKHGNPKTTTDKVCKHFISAVEDGKYGWFWTCPDSDPKQGKECKYRHSLPPGFVLKTKEQRRLERMALEAQPKITLEDFIETERDKLPRDKLTPITPATFAEWKKKHTQEKEKQSETAKRALTGREIIIKKFADKFYQEEDTGEKGTEIDMSQFRVALDEVDNENIKDYGDGKNAFFEENNAS encoded by the coding sequence ATGCCGCCAAAGAAGGCCCAGAAGGCCCAGAAGGACgccgaaaagaagaagaacgccAAGAAGGTGCAgaagcagctggaagatAAGACTTTTGgcttgaaaaacaagaacaagTCGAAGAAGGTGCAGCAGTATGTGAACCAGGTCACTGCGCAGGCTGCAGACAAGAAAGCACAGGCCATGGCCAAGCAGCGTGCTGCCGAGAAGAAGGCTGccgaggaggccaagaaggaggcCGCCAAACTGCTCCAGTCCTCGATTCCCACGCAAAAAGTGCCGTTTGGAGTGGATCCAAAATCGATCCTCTgtgagtttttcaaagcgGGAGCATGTACTAGAGGCAAGAACTGTAAATTTAGCCACGATCTTGCTGTTGGCCGGAAGGCTGCCAAGAGGGACCTTTACGCGGACGACAAGGATGAGGAGAAGAGAAACGACACAATGGACAACTGGGACGAGGAGAAACTCAGAAAGGTGATTTTGTCCAAGCATGGAAACCCAAAGACCACCACAGACAAGGTGTGCAAGCATTTCATTTCTGCGGTCGAGGACGGCAAGTATGGATGGTTTTGGACGTGTCCGGACTCTGACCCCAAGCAGGGCAAGGAGTGTAAGTATAGACACTCGCTTCCGCCGGGCTTCGTGCTCAAGACCAAGGAGCAGAGACGGCTGGAGAGAATGGCGTTGGAGGCACAGCCCAAGATCACGCTGGAGGATTTCATAGAGACAGAGAGAGACAAGCTGCCACGAGACAAGCTGACGCCAATCACGCCAGCTACGTTTGCAGAatggaagaagaaacacacacaggaaaaagagaagcAGAGCGAGACGGCCAAGAGGGCCCTCACAGGAAGAGAGATCATTATCAAGAAGTTTGCAGACAAGTTCTACCAGGAGGAAGATACGGGCGAGAAGGGCACGGAGATCGACATGTCGCAGTTCCGTGTTGCTCTTGACGAGGtggacaacgagaacaTCAAGGACTACGGAGATGGAAAGAATGCATTTTTTGAGGAAAATAATGCAAGTTAA